In Oryza brachyantha chromosome 2, ObraRS2, whole genome shotgun sequence, a single window of DNA contains:
- the LOC102714431 gene encoding very-long-chain aldehyde decarbonylase GL1-4 isoform X2, with protein sequence MATRPGPLTEWPWQRLGNFKYVVMAPVVVHGAHRVVSKGWGDIDLAYSLILPSLLLRMIHNQIWISLSRYQTARSKHRIVDRGIEFDQVDRERGWDDQILFNGLLFYVGYLAMPSVRRMPLWRTDGAVMTALVHTGPVEFLYYWFHRALHHHFLYSRYHSHHHASIVTEPITSVIHPFAEHVVYFILFAIPILSTIYVGNVSAMGIVAYIAYIDFMNNMGHCNFELVPSWIFQIFPPLKYMIYTPSFHSLHHTQFRTNYSLFMPFYDYIYNTMDKSSDELYESSLKGTEETPDLVHLTHMTSLESAYHLRIGIASIASKPYSNSAWYMWALWPLAWLSMVLAWIYGSSAFVVERIKLNKMKMQTWAIPRYNFQYGLTWEREPINDLIEKAILDADMRGVKVVSLGLLNQTKQLNGNGELFRQKYPKLGVRIVDGSGLATAVVLKSIPSDAKKVFLHTGSSKIARAIAMALCSRGVQVIMNEKKEYDMLKLQIPENRAIYLKLSSDDIPQLWIVDNIDDDEQKMAPKGTTFIPISQFPLKKVRRDCTYASTPAMRIPEEMKNVHSCENWLPRRVMSAWHIAGILHALEGWNTHECGDDMMDAEKSWSAAIRHGFLPLSKA encoded by the exons ATGGCAACTAGGCCGGGCCCTTTGACCGAGTGGCCGTGGCAAAGGCTGGGAAACTTCAAG TACGTGGTGATGGCCCCCGTGGTGGTGCACGGGGCGCACCGGGTGGTGAGCAAGGGGTGGGGCGACATCGACCTGGCCTACTCGCTCATCCTgccgtcgctgctgctgcggatGATCCACAACCAGATCTGGATCAGCCTGTCCCGCTACCAGACGGCCCGCAGCAAGCACCGCATCGTCGACCGCGGCATCGAGTTCGACCAGGTCGACCGCGAGCGAGGCTG GGACGACCAGATCCTGTTCAACGGGCTGCTGTTCTACGTGGGGTACCTGGCGATGCCGAGCGTGAGGCGGATGCCGCTGTGGAGGACGGACGGCGCGGTGATGACGGCGCTGGTGCACACGGGCCCCGTCGAGTTCCTCTACTACTGGTTCCACCGCGCGCTGCACCACCACTTCCTCTACTCGCGCTACCACTCGCACCACCACGCCTCCATCGTCACCGAGCCCATCACCT CTGTTATCCATCCTTTTGCTGAACATGTGGTCTATTTCATACTGTTTGCAATCCCCATACTGTCAACAATATACGTGGGAAATGTTTCGGCAATGGGCATTGTGGCGTACATTGCCTACATTGACTTCATGAACAACATGGGACACTGCAATTTTGAGTTGGTGCCAAGCTGGATTTTCCAAATCTTTCCACCCCTCAAGTATATGATCTACACCCCGTC GTTTCATTCTCTTCATCATACGCAGTTCCGCACAAACTACTCGCTGTTCATGCCATTTTATGACTACATATACAACACCATGGACAAGTCGTCTGACGAGTTGTATGAGAGCTCACTGAAAGGAACGGAAGAAACACCTGACCTTGTTCATCTCACGCATATGACCAGCTTGGAATCAGCTTATCATCTAAGGATAGGAATTGCCTCCATAGCCTCCAAACCGTACAGCAACTCTGCGTGGTATATGTGGGCGTTATGGCCCTTGGCATGGCTGTCGATGGTACTTGCGTGGATTTATGGGTCCTCAGCATTTGTCGTTGAGAGAATTAAACTGAACAAGATGAAGATGCAAACATGGGCAATACCAAGATACAACTTCCAA TATGGCCTTACATGGGAGAGGGAACCAATCAATGACTTGATTGAAAAAGCAATATTAGATGCTGATATGAGAGGGGTTAAAGTGGTTAGTCTAGGACTACTAAATCAG ACAAAACAACTCAATGGAAATGGTGAACTATTTAGACAGAAGTATCCAAAATTAGGAGTTCGAATTGTTGACGGAAGTGGCTTAGCTACTGCAGTGGTACTGAAAAGTATTCCTTCAGATGCAAAGAAAGTTTTTCTTCATACTGGCTCTTCTAAGATAGCTCGTGCCATTGCCATGGCACTATGTAGCAGAGGTGTCCAG GTGATCATGAATGAAAAGAAGGAATACGACATGCTCAAGTTACAGATTCCAGAGAATAGGGCAATCTATTTGAAACTCTCCAGCGATGACATACCTCAG CTGTGGATAGTAGACAatatcgacgacgacgagcaaaAGATGGCGCCAAAAGGAACAACATTCATTCCTATATCACAATTTCCCCTTAAGAAAGTTCGCAGGGACTGCACTTACGCGAGCACACCAGCAATGAGGATCCCGGAGGAAATGAAGAACGTCCACTCCTGCGAG AATTGGCTTCCAAGGAGGGTGATGAGTGCTTGGCACATCGCTGGAATACTTCACGCCCTAGAAGGATGGAACACGCACGAGTGTGGGGATGACATGATGGATGCCGAGAAATCATGGTCAGCTGCCATCAGGCATGGGTTCCTTCCTCTCAGTAAAGCTTGA
- the LOC102714431 gene encoding very-long-chain aldehyde decarbonylase GL1-4 isoform X1 yields MATRPGPLTEWPWQRLGNFKYVVMAPVVVHGAHRVVSKGWGDIDLAYSLILPSLLLRMIHNQIWISLSRYQTARSKHRIVDRGIEFDQVDRERGWDDQILFNGLLFYVGYLAMPSVRRMPLWRTDGAVMTALVHTGPVEFLYYWFHRALHHHFLYSRYHSHHHASIVTEPITSVIHPFAEHVVYFILFAIPILSTIYVGNVSAMGIVAYIAYIDFMNNMGHCNFELVPSWIFQIFPPLKYMIYTPSFHSLHHTQFRTNYSLFMPFYDYIYNTMDKSSDELYESSLKGTEETPDLVHLTHMTSLESAYHLRIGIASIASKPYSNSAWYMWALWPLAWLSMVLAWIYGSSAFVVERIKLNKMKMQTWAIPRYNFQYGLTWEREPINDLIEKAILDADMRGVKVVSLGLLNQTKQLNGNGELFRQKYPKLGVRIVDGSGLATAVVLKSIPSDAKKVFLHTGSSKIARAIAMALCSRGVQVIMNEKKEYDMLKLQIPENRAIYLKLSSDDIPQVKLWIVDNIDDDEQKMAPKGTTFIPISQFPLKKVRRDCTYASTPAMRIPEEMKNVHSCENWLPRRVMSAWHIAGILHALEGWNTHECGDDMMDAEKSWSAAIRHGFLPLSKA; encoded by the exons ATGGCAACTAGGCCGGGCCCTTTGACCGAGTGGCCGTGGCAAAGGCTGGGAAACTTCAAG TACGTGGTGATGGCCCCCGTGGTGGTGCACGGGGCGCACCGGGTGGTGAGCAAGGGGTGGGGCGACATCGACCTGGCCTACTCGCTCATCCTgccgtcgctgctgctgcggatGATCCACAACCAGATCTGGATCAGCCTGTCCCGCTACCAGACGGCCCGCAGCAAGCACCGCATCGTCGACCGCGGCATCGAGTTCGACCAGGTCGACCGCGAGCGAGGCTG GGACGACCAGATCCTGTTCAACGGGCTGCTGTTCTACGTGGGGTACCTGGCGATGCCGAGCGTGAGGCGGATGCCGCTGTGGAGGACGGACGGCGCGGTGATGACGGCGCTGGTGCACACGGGCCCCGTCGAGTTCCTCTACTACTGGTTCCACCGCGCGCTGCACCACCACTTCCTCTACTCGCGCTACCACTCGCACCACCACGCCTCCATCGTCACCGAGCCCATCACCT CTGTTATCCATCCTTTTGCTGAACATGTGGTCTATTTCATACTGTTTGCAATCCCCATACTGTCAACAATATACGTGGGAAATGTTTCGGCAATGGGCATTGTGGCGTACATTGCCTACATTGACTTCATGAACAACATGGGACACTGCAATTTTGAGTTGGTGCCAAGCTGGATTTTCCAAATCTTTCCACCCCTCAAGTATATGATCTACACCCCGTC GTTTCATTCTCTTCATCATACGCAGTTCCGCACAAACTACTCGCTGTTCATGCCATTTTATGACTACATATACAACACCATGGACAAGTCGTCTGACGAGTTGTATGAGAGCTCACTGAAAGGAACGGAAGAAACACCTGACCTTGTTCATCTCACGCATATGACCAGCTTGGAATCAGCTTATCATCTAAGGATAGGAATTGCCTCCATAGCCTCCAAACCGTACAGCAACTCTGCGTGGTATATGTGGGCGTTATGGCCCTTGGCATGGCTGTCGATGGTACTTGCGTGGATTTATGGGTCCTCAGCATTTGTCGTTGAGAGAATTAAACTGAACAAGATGAAGATGCAAACATGGGCAATACCAAGATACAACTTCCAA TATGGCCTTACATGGGAGAGGGAACCAATCAATGACTTGATTGAAAAAGCAATATTAGATGCTGATATGAGAGGGGTTAAAGTGGTTAGTCTAGGACTACTAAATCAG ACAAAACAACTCAATGGAAATGGTGAACTATTTAGACAGAAGTATCCAAAATTAGGAGTTCGAATTGTTGACGGAAGTGGCTTAGCTACTGCAGTGGTACTGAAAAGTATTCCTTCAGATGCAAAGAAAGTTTTTCTTCATACTGGCTCTTCTAAGATAGCTCGTGCCATTGCCATGGCACTATGTAGCAGAGGTGTCCAG GTGATCATGAATGAAAAGAAGGAATACGACATGCTCAAGTTACAGATTCCAGAGAATAGGGCAATCTATTTGAAACTCTCCAGCGATGACATACCTCAGGTAAAG CTGTGGATAGTAGACAatatcgacgacgacgagcaaaAGATGGCGCCAAAAGGAACAACATTCATTCCTATATCACAATTTCCCCTTAAGAAAGTTCGCAGGGACTGCACTTACGCGAGCACACCAGCAATGAGGATCCCGGAGGAAATGAAGAACGTCCACTCCTGCGAG AATTGGCTTCCAAGGAGGGTGATGAGTGCTTGGCACATCGCTGGAATACTTCACGCCCTAGAAGGATGGAACACGCACGAGTGTGGGGATGACATGATGGATGCCGAGAAATCATGGTCAGCTGCCATCAGGCATGGGTTCCTTCCTCTCAGTAAAGCTTGA